A stretch of Leucobacter aridicollis DNA encodes these proteins:
- the purB gene encoding adenylosuccinate lyase produces MTSLPPQPISPLDGRYRKAVEGLGDTLSEAGLNKARVHVEVEWLAYLTTHSLLGGTPMGDEQLAALRDWAQNFGQAEIDELAETEKTTQHDVKAVEYLVRARLEAQGLGHLAELTHVCCTSEDINNLSYALTVKQAVADVWRPKFVAVLDELERQAQGYSDLAMMSRTHGQPATPTTLGKELAVFVHRLRRQLRQIDQVEYLGKFSGATGTFAAHLAADPSADWETISREFVEGLGLTWNPLTTQIESHDWQAELYSRMAHANRILHNLATDVWSYISIGYFRQTPVAGATGSSTMPHKVNPIRFENAEANLELSNALLDSLAETLVTSRWQRDLTDSSAQRNIGVAFGHSVLALDNILKGLGQIDAAPEVLAADLDANWEVLGEAIQTVIRAEVTAGRSTISDPYAALKDLTRGRRIGQAELIEFVQGLEIGDEAKQRLLALTPAGYVGNAAKLLSYL; encoded by the coding sequence ATGACCAGCCTGCCCCCGCAGCCCATCAGCCCCCTCGACGGACGCTACCGGAAGGCGGTCGAAGGGCTTGGCGACACGCTCTCCGAGGCAGGGCTGAACAAGGCTCGCGTGCACGTCGAAGTTGAGTGGCTCGCCTACCTGACGACGCACTCGCTCCTCGGGGGCACGCCGATGGGCGACGAGCAGCTCGCCGCGCTGCGCGACTGGGCGCAGAACTTCGGCCAGGCCGAGATCGACGAACTCGCCGAGACCGAGAAGACCACGCAGCACGACGTGAAGGCCGTCGAGTACCTCGTTCGCGCACGCCTCGAGGCGCAGGGGCTCGGACACCTCGCCGAGCTCACCCACGTGTGCTGCACCAGCGAGGACATCAACAACCTGTCCTACGCGCTCACGGTGAAGCAGGCGGTCGCCGACGTCTGGCGGCCGAAGTTTGTCGCCGTCCTTGACGAGCTCGAGCGCCAGGCGCAGGGCTACAGCGACCTCGCAATGATGAGCCGCACGCACGGCCAGCCGGCAACCCCGACGACGCTCGGCAAGGAGCTCGCCGTCTTCGTGCACCGCCTCCGCCGCCAGCTGCGCCAGATCGATCAGGTCGAATACCTTGGGAAGTTCTCGGGCGCGACGGGCACGTTCGCCGCGCACCTCGCAGCGGACCCGAGCGCCGACTGGGAGACGATTTCGCGGGAGTTCGTCGAGGGGCTCGGCCTGACGTGGAACCCACTCACGACCCAGATCGAGTCACACGACTGGCAGGCCGAGCTGTACTCGCGCATGGCGCACGCAAACCGCATTCTGCACAACCTCGCGACGGACGTGTGGAGCTACATCTCGATCGGCTACTTCCGCCAAACCCCGGTCGCGGGCGCGACGGGCTCCTCGACGATGCCGCACAAGGTCAATCCGATCCGGTTCGAAAACGCTGAGGCGAACCTTGAGCTGTCAAACGCGCTGCTCGACTCGCTCGCCGAGACCCTCGTCACGAGCCGCTGGCAGCGCGACCTCACCGACTCGTCGGCGCAGCGCAACATTGGCGTCGCGTTTGGACACTCGGTGCTCGCGCTCGACAACATCCTCAAGGGTCTCGGCCAGATCGACGCCGCCCCCGAGGTGCTTGCTGCAGACCTCGACGCGAACTGGGAGGTGCTCGGCGAGGCGATCCAGACCGTGATCCGCGCGGAGGTGACCGCCGGCCGCTCGACGATCAGCGACCCCTACGCCGCGCTCAAGGACCTCACTCGCGGCCGCCGCATCGGCCAGGCCGAGCTCATCGAGTTCGTTCAGGGCCTCGAGATCGGGGACGAGGCGAAGCAGCGGCTGCTCGCGCTCACGCCCGCCGGCTACGTCGGCAACGCTGCGAAACTTCTCAGCTACCTCTGA
- the dnaB gene encoding replicative DNA helicase, with product MSIAHLGIASPDEEQRGGDYERTPPYDLLAEQSAIGGMLLSKDAVADVTGVLRGSDFYVPKHEVIYESVLSLYSQGEPTDVITVTDALAKAGDLQRAGGAEYLHTLTSIVPTAANAGFYADIVGEKALLRRLVEAGTRIVQMGYAGEGEALDLVNVAQSEIYGVTGESQSEDYVPLSLAVDAAMEEIHKATSQPDGMLGVPTGFNELDAMTNGFAGGQMIIIAARPAMGKSTLALDVARHASVHALAPTVFFSLEMGRAEIAMRLLAAEASIPMQTLRKGALDSRDFQKLAATQARISESPLYIDDSPNLTLVEIRAKCRRLKQQHGLKMVVIDYLQLLSSGKKVESRQQEVSEFSRALKLLSKELDVPVIALSQLNRASEQRADKMPAISDLRESGSLEQDADMVILLHREAASDRDHPRAGEADFILAKQRNGPTGTVTVAFQGHYSRFQDMPQGM from the coding sequence TTGTCCATCGCACACCTTGGTATCGCGTCGCCTGACGAAGAACAGCGCGGCGGCGACTATGAGCGCACCCCGCCATACGACCTGCTCGCAGAGCAAAGCGCGATCGGCGGCATGCTCCTGTCCAAGGACGCCGTGGCCGACGTCACTGGCGTGCTGCGCGGCTCGGACTTCTATGTCCCCAAGCACGAGGTCATCTACGAGTCCGTGCTCTCGCTCTATTCGCAGGGCGAGCCCACCGACGTCATCACCGTCACCGATGCACTCGCAAAGGCCGGCGACCTTCAGCGAGCGGGCGGCGCCGAGTACCTGCACACGCTCACGAGTATCGTCCCGACCGCCGCGAATGCGGGCTTCTACGCCGACATCGTTGGCGAGAAGGCGCTCCTGCGCCGACTGGTTGAAGCGGGCACCCGCATCGTGCAGATGGGATACGCGGGCGAGGGCGAGGCGCTCGACCTTGTCAACGTTGCGCAGTCGGAGATCTACGGCGTCACTGGTGAGTCGCAGAGCGAAGATTACGTGCCGCTCTCCCTCGCGGTTGATGCCGCCATGGAGGAGATCCACAAGGCGACCTCGCAGCCAGACGGCATGCTCGGGGTGCCAACCGGCTTCAACGAGCTCGACGCGATGACCAACGGCTTCGCTGGTGGTCAGATGATCATCATCGCCGCGCGACCCGCGATGGGTAAGTCGACGCTCGCGCTCGACGTGGCCCGCCACGCCTCCGTGCACGCCCTGGCTCCGACGGTCTTCTTCTCGCTCGAGATGGGTCGCGCCGAGATCGCGATGCGTTTGCTCGCGGCCGAGGCTTCCATCCCGATGCAGACCCTACGCAAGGGCGCCCTCGACAGCCGCGACTTCCAAAAGCTCGCGGCCACGCAAGCACGCATCTCAGAGTCGCCGCTGTACATTGACGACAGCCCGAACCTCACGCTCGTTGAGATCCGTGCGAAGTGCCGACGGCTGAAGCAGCAGCACGGCCTCAAGATGGTCGTCATCGACTACCTGCAGCTCCTCTCGAGCGGCAAGAAGGTCGAAAGTCGTCAGCAGGAGGTGAGCGAATTCTCCCGTGCCCTCAAGCTGCTGTCGAAGGAGCTCGACGTCCCGGTCATCGCGCTGTCACAGCTCAACCGTGCATCGGAGCAGCGCGCCGACAAGATGCCTGCCATCAGCGACCTCCGCGAGTCCGGCTCGCTCGAGCAGGACGCAGATATGGTGATCCTGCTGCACCGCGAGGCCGCGAGCGATCGTGATCATCCGCGTGCCGGCGAGGCGGACTTCATTCTCGCGAAGCAGCGTAACGGCCCGACCGGCACGGTTACCGTGGCGTTCCAGGGGCACTACTCGCGCTTCCAGGACATGCCTCAGGGAATGTAG
- a CDS encoding ABC transporter ATP-binding protein has protein sequence MTNPSDHTPQEPMNPSRRDRLKPLELLGFSGVLAVFAGLIVLMASRSIVLALIFTAIAFIMSLLFVALLGLGGKPSDEDLEARKDLKKPEGDWH, from the coding sequence ATGACCAACCCCTCAGACCACACGCCCCAGGAACCGATGAACCCGTCGCGTCGTGATCGCCTCAAGCCCCTCGAACTGCTGGGCTTCTCGGGAGTGCTCGCGGTTTTCGCGGGTCTCATCGTCCTCATGGCGTCGCGCTCCATCGTGCTCGCCCTCATCTTTACCGCCATCGCGTTCATCATGTCGCTGCTGTTTGTGGCCCTGCTCGGGCTCGGCGGCAAGCCGAGCGACGAAGACCTCGAGGCCCGCAAGGACCTCAAGAAGCCCGAGGGCGACTGGCACTAG
- a CDS encoding phage holin family protein gives MRSIMRVLVSTFALWLTTLIVGGSGPRGFWIEPINDDPYSPLITMLLVALVFGLVNGTLGKLVRIVSIPLYIITLGLFGLIVNGILISVIAWLSGLAGFGLHVDGFWWGVLGAIVMSVLASIMNGLLGTNRKRKR, from the coding sequence ATGCGGTCAATCATGCGAGTACTTGTCAGCACGTTCGCGCTGTGGCTCACGACGCTCATCGTCGGCGGGTCGGGCCCGCGCGGGTTCTGGATCGAGCCGATCAATGACGACCCGTACTCCCCGCTCATCACGATGCTCCTCGTCGCGCTCGTGTTCGGCCTCGTGAATGGCACGCTCGGCAAGCTCGTGCGCATCGTGTCGATTCCGCTCTACATCATCACGCTCGGCCTGTTTGGTCTCATTGTGAACGGGATCCTCATCTCGGTCATCGCATGGCTCTCCGGCCTCGCCGGCTTCGGGTTGCATGTCGACGGCTTCTGGTGGGGTGTGCTCGGCGCGATCGTCATGTCCGTGCTCGCAAGCATCATGAACGGGCTGCTCGGCACGAACCGCAAGCGCAAGCGCTAA
- a CDS encoding siderophore-interacting protein: MTQDARFTRERTMYRFTAREVTVQAVSRPVPTIARVTLAGPDLYDFESTGPGDHAKIFFPHPFTGELVAPVAAGPGEDGIVRPDGQTFGRDFTPLNVRDEAGGRVFDLDFFLHDDPGPASAWAERAAVGDRIVVVGPRGTQSVPTGIVSLLCLVDPTALPATVRWINALPEDTEVEVIADVDYDALDWVEEYLREGTGREILVREPLGGLDQALLDSEITDETFVFAAGDANRLIPLRRVIRDELGLPRAQYQISGYWRRGEANFDHHGPIDPSDPESIED; encoded by the coding sequence ATGACTCAGGACGCACGCTTTACACGCGAACGCACGATGTACCGGTTTACCGCGCGCGAGGTCACGGTGCAGGCCGTGTCGCGGCCAGTACCGACGATCGCTCGCGTGACGCTCGCCGGGCCCGACCTGTATGACTTCGAGTCGACGGGGCCCGGCGACCACGCGAAGATCTTCTTCCCGCACCCCTTCACGGGAGAACTCGTCGCACCCGTCGCGGCCGGCCCCGGCGAGGATGGTATCGTCCGGCCCGACGGCCAGACGTTCGGCCGCGACTTCACGCCGCTCAACGTGCGGGATGAAGCCGGAGGCCGCGTCTTCGACCTTGACTTCTTCCTGCACGACGACCCCGGCCCGGCATCCGCGTGGGCGGAGCGCGCAGCGGTCGGAGACCGCATCGTCGTCGTCGGGCCGCGCGGCACGCAGAGTGTTCCGACGGGCATCGTCTCGCTGTTGTGCCTCGTCGACCCGACGGCGCTGCCCGCAACAGTGCGCTGGATCAATGCCCTGCCCGAGGACACCGAGGTCGAGGTGATCGCCGACGTCGACTATGACGCGCTCGATTGGGTGGAGGAGTATCTTCGCGAGGGCACGGGACGCGAGATCCTCGTGCGGGAGCCGCTCGGCGGCTTAGATCAGGCGCTGCTCGACAGCGAGATCACCGACGAGACCTTCGTCTTCGCGGCCGGTGACGCAAACCGTCTCATCCCGCTGCGGCGCGTGATCCGTGACGAACTTGGGCTCCCCCGCGCGCAATACCAGATCAGCGGCTACTGGCGGCGCGGTGAGGCCAACTTCGACCATCACGGGCCGATCGACCCGAGCGATCCGGAGTCGATCGAGGACTAG